A part of Melittangium boletus DSM 14713 genomic DNA contains:
- the map gene encoding type I methionyl aminopeptidase, producing MGIPLMKGTEIERLRLAGQAAAGTLAYIASKLAPGIATADIDQWVREDTARRGGTPSQLGYKGFPAAVCTSRNHVVCHGIPRPDERLKPGDIVNVDVTTCLHGFHGDTSATFLIGEVSTEARHVVDVARRCRDVGMSVVRHGAKLGDIGAAIQELAHQEGCSVVAEFGGHGIGHQMHGPPHVSHVGKRGTGITLRSGMVITIEPMVNLGRPDIRVLPDGWTVITEDGSLSAQFEHTVLVTRDGYEVLTPLPASPSGG from the coding sequence ATGGGAATTCCATTGATGAAGGGGACGGAGATCGAGCGCCTGCGCCTGGCGGGACAGGCGGCCGCGGGGACGCTCGCCTACATCGCGTCGAAGCTGGCGCCGGGCATCGCGACGGCGGACATCGACCAGTGGGTGCGTGAGGACACGGCCCGGCGCGGGGGGACGCCGAGCCAGCTGGGCTACAAGGGCTTTCCGGCGGCGGTCTGTACGAGCCGCAACCACGTGGTCTGCCACGGAATCCCCCGCCCGGACGAGCGGCTGAAGCCCGGAGACATCGTCAACGTGGACGTCACCACGTGCCTCCATGGCTTTCATGGAGACACCTCGGCCACGTTCCTCATCGGCGAGGTATCCACCGAGGCCCGGCACGTGGTGGACGTCGCGCGGCGGTGCCGGGACGTGGGCATGTCCGTCGTGCGCCACGGCGCGAAGCTGGGGGACATTGGCGCCGCCATCCAGGAGTTGGCGCACCAGGAGGGCTGCAGCGTGGTGGCCGAGTTTGGCGGCCACGGCATCGGCCACCAGATGCACGGCCCGCCCCATGTGTCCCACGTGGGCAAGCGGGGCACGGGCATCACGCTGCGCTCGGGCATGGTCATCACCATCGAGCCCATGGTGAACCTGGGCCGTCCGGACATCCGCGTGCTACCGGATGGGTGGACGGTCATCACCGAGGACGGCAGCCTCTCCGCGCAGTTCGAGCACACCGTCCTCGTGACGCGTGACGGCTACGAAGTGCTCACGCCCCTACCCGCCTCGCCGTCCGGGGGCTGA
- a CDS encoding GNAT family N-acetyltransferase translates to MDLRFIDTAHPLYPQELELRYQVLRAPLGMDRASVKFPFDSDSLHLVALDGGEVVGCVLFHPEGPHTGRLFQMAVSPSRQKSGLGARLVRALEEALVARGVQEVTLHARAHVAGFYERLGYAVYGEPFLEVSVPHVHMRRRLEGPR, encoded by the coding sequence ATGGACCTGCGCTTCATCGACACCGCCCACCCCCTCTATCCCCAGGAACTGGAGCTGCGCTACCAGGTGCTGCGGGCGCCGCTCGGCATGGATCGCGCCTCGGTGAAGTTCCCCTTCGACTCGGACAGCCTGCACCTGGTGGCCCTGGATGGCGGGGAGGTCGTCGGGTGCGTGCTCTTCCACCCCGAGGGCCCCCACACGGGCCGGCTCTTCCAGATGGCCGTTTCCCCCTCGCGCCAGAAGAGCGGCCTGGGTGCCCGATTGGTCCGCGCCCTGGAAGAGGCGCTCGTGGCCCGGGGCGTCCAGGAGGTCACCCTGCATGCGCGCGCCCACGTGGCGGGCTTCTACGAGAGGCTCGGCTACGCGGTGTATGGCGAGCCCTTCCTGGAGGTGAGCGTCCCCCATGTCCACATGCGGCGGCGGCTGGAAGGCCCCCGCTGA
- a CDS encoding response regulator: MGPILIVDDEFGLAESLRDLLRDEGYRVTVAFSGRQALELMAEELPALVLLDYMMPSMNGPELLEVMKKDARLGGVSVVMMSAAPPSFWKSLPCAAFLPKPFTLMQMLEVVHQFVGAPREP, translated from the coding sequence ATGGGGCCCATACTCATCGTTGATGACGAATTCGGTCTGGCCGAGTCCCTGCGGGATCTGCTCCGGGACGAGGGCTACCGGGTGACGGTGGCGTTCAGCGGCCGCCAGGCGCTGGAGCTCATGGCGGAGGAACTGCCCGCGCTGGTGCTGCTCGACTACATGATGCCGTCGATGAACGGGCCGGAGTTGTTGGAGGTGATGAAGAAGGACGCGCGGCTGGGTGGGGTGTCCGTGGTGATGATGAGCGCGGCCCCGCCTTCCTTCTGGAAGAGCCTGCCCTGTGCCGCGTTCCTCCCCAAGCCCTTCACGCTCATGCAGATGCTGGAGGTGGTGCACCAGTTTGTCGGGGCGCCGCGCGAGCCCTGA
- a CDS encoding ATPase domain-containing protein: protein MTESGPGSRERVSTGIPGLDTVLHGGFRRGRTYMVMGLPGAGKTILANQTCFHHIRQGERVLYVTLLAESHTELVSNLRPMSFFDDSGIPDAITYLSAFNALEDGGLDALLELIRQEIKLRGATLLVLDGLVAAEEVASSAQALKKFIHSLQVVTQIMACTTLILTTGGGKGLRAEHTMVDGLIVLQQRTSGVRTRRELYVRKFRGSAHLLGHHGFDITADGLVVYPRLEALVAEHSPLETSSTVKRAFGISGLDTMLRGGLGSGSTTLLFGPPGSGKTLLGLNFLAEGARQGELSHYFAFYDSPSRMVAQAAGVGLELAPLIARGDFEVSFRPPTENMLDKLGAQLLALIRERGVRRLFLDGYDALQKASIQRGRVTRFLAALVNECRQHDVTLLFSAETLVAFGPELQFPLQGLSMVAENTLYLRSVEMRAQLRRFVCALKVRNSDYDPSFRELLIGEKGLEVGQVLEEGQSLLTGVARLPSSRGQ, encoded by the coding sequence ATGACAGAGAGCGGTCCAGGGTCGAGGGAGCGGGTTTCAACGGGCATTCCCGGCCTCGACACGGTGCTCCACGGAGGATTCCGCCGGGGCCGCACGTACATGGTGATGGGCCTGCCGGGCGCGGGGAAGACGATCCTCGCCAACCAGACGTGCTTCCACCACATCCGCCAGGGCGAGCGGGTGCTGTATGTCACGCTGCTCGCCGAGTCCCACACGGAGCTCGTCTCCAACCTGCGCCCGATGTCGTTCTTCGACGACTCGGGCATCCCCGACGCCATCACGTACCTGAGCGCCTTCAACGCGCTGGAGGATGGGGGACTGGACGCGCTGCTGGAGCTCATCCGCCAGGAGATCAAGCTGCGGGGCGCGACGCTGCTCGTGCTCGACGGACTGGTGGCGGCGGAGGAAGTGGCTTCGTCCGCCCAGGCCCTCAAGAAGTTCATCCACAGCCTCCAGGTGGTGACCCAGATCATGGCGTGCACCACGCTGATCCTCACCACGGGGGGGGGCAAGGGACTGCGCGCCGAGCACACCATGGTGGATGGCCTCATCGTGTTGCAGCAGCGCACCTCCGGCGTGCGGACGCGCCGCGAGCTGTATGTCCGCAAGTTCCGGGGCAGCGCCCACCTGCTGGGCCATCACGGCTTCGACATCACCGCCGATGGACTCGTCGTCTATCCGAGGCTGGAAGCGCTCGTGGCCGAGCACTCGCCCCTGGAGACCTCGTCCACGGTCAAGCGCGCCTTCGGCATCTCCGGATTGGACACGATGCTCCGGGGCGGACTGGGGTCGGGGAGCACCACGCTCCTGTTCGGCCCTCCGGGCAGCGGCAAGACGCTGCTGGGGTTGAACTTCCTCGCGGAGGGCGCGCGCCAGGGAGAGCTCAGCCACTATTTCGCCTTCTATGATTCCCCGAGCCGGATGGTGGCCCAGGCGGCGGGCGTGGGCCTGGAACTGGCGCCCTTGATCGCGCGGGGTGACTTCGAGGTGAGCTTCCGGCCGCCCACGGAGAACATGCTCGACAAGTTGGGGGCGCAATTGCTGGCGCTCATCCGCGAGCGTGGCGTGCGCAGGCTCTTCCTGGATGGCTACGACGCGCTCCAGAAGGCCTCGATCCAGCGGGGCCGGGTGACCCGTTTCCTGGCGGCGCTGGTCAACGAGTGCCGCCAGCACGATGTGACCTTGCTCTTCTCGGCGGAGACTCTGGTCGCCTTCGGTCCGGAGTTGCAGTTCCCGCTCCAGGGCCTGTCGATGGTGGCGGAGAACACGCTCTACCTGCGCTCCGTGGAGATGCGTGCCCAACTGCGCCGCTTCGTGTGTGCGCTCAAGGTGCGCAACAGTGACTACGATCCGTCCTTTCGCGAGCTGTTGATTGGAGAGAAGGGGTTGGAGGTGGGACAGGTTCTGGAGGAGGGGCAATCGCTTCTGACGGGTGTGGCACGGCTCCCGTCCTCCCGGGGCCAATAG
- a CDS encoding macro domain-containing protein: MIRIVEGDLLEQRVDAIVNAWNRNIIPWWLLLPQGVSGAIKKRGGLQPFRELARVGAMPLGSAVVTSAGQLPYQGIIHVAGINMLWRASERSIRDSVRNALARAREHSWRSLAFPVIGAGSGGFNEERALNLLRAALEEDAAGFDITVVRYRRPDR, encoded by the coding sequence ATGATTCGCATCGTCGAGGGAGATCTGCTGGAGCAGCGCGTGGACGCCATCGTCAATGCGTGGAACCGGAACATCATCCCCTGGTGGTTGCTGCTGCCCCAGGGCGTGTCCGGAGCCATCAAGAAGCGCGGAGGCCTCCAGCCCTTCCGGGAACTGGCCCGCGTGGGAGCCATGCCCCTGGGCTCGGCCGTCGTCACCTCCGCCGGACAGCTGCCCTACCAGGGCATCATCCACGTCGCCGGCATCAACATGCTCTGGCGCGCCTCCGAGCGATCCATCCGGGACTCGGTGCGCAATGCCCTGGCCCGGGCACGGGAGCACTCCTGGCGCTCGCTCGCGTTCCCCGTCATTGGCGCGGGGAGCGGAGGGTTCAACGAGGAGCGGGCGTTGAACCTGCTGCGCGCGGCGCTGGAAGAGGACGCCGCCGGGTTCGACATCACCGTGGTGCGCTACCGGCGGCCCGATAGGTGA
- a CDS encoding sulfatase family protein: protein MPPPTPLPFTRVLAWACRGGLCAFLGLYSLCAVLNMQLGYQGNENSELTSLVWREFRRDVLLQVARLITAHTVLGMFAGLVTGLAAWGLGATGRARVFLGGLGGSLLLALLVCLGDIAQHPHLYAATLYARSAWTKQVLLSISQTEPATWRTLAALLVLAAPVLASWRWRARRGTGGERTRPRALNGTGLARPLGVVLVGAILAGLLLAWNTTPTPPPGSRPNLLILASDGLRPDHLSGNGYPRRTSPHIDRLLREGSHFEQTIIQIPRTGPSWTTLLSSQWAGQHPIRHTMVGPEARASRFPTLATALREAGWRTAVLSDYAGDIFSRLPLGFEHVEAPAFNFPELIRQRMLITQVALLPWTALLPSFFPERQQFPELTDPSPLSASSRRALEDFREGEAPFALLVFASVTHFPYAAPHPYEGRFLAPGERGPWRFGATPQMEPPPAPPRPEDVAALVANYDAGVLAFDAFVGRMMEEMERRGLADNTLVVILSDHGEHLEERDRGLGHGEHLWGPEALRVPFILRWPGKVAAGRELTTRARAIDVAPTLLELLGVPAPASFQGRSLASQLVPGGAVPELDELPALLETDIWFSDRDGQRYQRFRLPYPWLYETLTVEKGSGDISLKPEWEETVEKARHRGLYLGRWKLLELPTPEGPRVELYDVHADPEERHEISAANPEVVADLRARLHRERSWAVLPAPR from the coding sequence ATGCCACCCCCTACGCCTCTTCCCTTCACGCGAGTTCTGGCCTGGGCATGCCGAGGCGGACTCTGTGCCTTCCTCGGCCTCTACTCCCTGTGTGCCGTGCTCAACATGCAACTGGGCTACCAGGGCAACGAGAACAGCGAGCTGACCTCGCTGGTGTGGCGTGAGTTCCGGCGCGACGTGTTGCTCCAGGTGGCCCGGCTGATCACCGCGCACACCGTGCTGGGAATGTTCGCGGGCCTCGTGACGGGGCTGGCGGCGTGGGGGCTCGGCGCGACTGGGCGCGCGCGTGTCTTCCTGGGAGGGCTCGGGGGCAGCCTGCTGCTCGCGCTGCTCGTGTGTCTGGGAGACATCGCGCAACACCCCCACCTGTATGCCGCCACGCTGTACGCGCGGTCGGCGTGGACGAAGCAGGTGCTGCTGAGCATCAGCCAGACCGAGCCCGCCACATGGAGGACCCTGGCCGCGCTGCTCGTCCTGGCGGCGCCCGTGCTGGCCTCGTGGCGATGGAGGGCCCGGCGAGGCACTGGAGGAGAACGCACGCGCCCGCGCGCCCTGAATGGAACGGGGCTGGCGCGGCCCCTGGGCGTGGTCCTGGTGGGGGCGATCCTCGCGGGCCTGTTGCTCGCCTGGAACACGACGCCCACGCCACCACCGGGCTCTCGTCCCAACCTGCTCATCCTCGCCTCGGATGGACTGCGGCCGGATCACCTCTCGGGCAATGGCTACCCGCGCCGGACGTCGCCCCACATCGATCGGCTCCTGCGCGAGGGCAGCCACTTCGAGCAGACCATCATCCAGATTCCCCGCACGGGGCCCTCGTGGACCACGCTGCTGAGCTCCCAGTGGGCGGGCCAGCACCCCATCCGTCACACCATGGTGGGCCCCGAGGCACGCGCGAGCCGTTTCCCCACGCTCGCCACCGCGCTGCGCGAGGCGGGATGGCGGACCGCGGTGCTGTCCGACTACGCGGGCGACATCTTCTCGCGGCTGCCCCTGGGCTTCGAGCACGTGGAGGCCCCGGCCTTCAACTTCCCGGAGCTCATCCGCCAGCGCATGCTCATCACCCAGGTGGCGCTGCTGCCCTGGACCGCGCTGCTGCCCTCCTTCTTTCCCGAGCGCCAGCAGTTCCCCGAGCTCACGGACCCCTCCCCGCTCTCGGCGAGCAGCCGGCGCGCGCTCGAGGACTTCCGCGAGGGAGAAGCGCCTTTCGCCCTGCTCGTCTTCGCCTCCGTGACGCACTTCCCCTATGCCGCGCCGCACCCGTACGAGGGACGCTTCCTCGCGCCGGGCGAGCGCGGCCCCTGGCGCTTCGGGGCCACGCCCCAGATGGAGCCACCGCCCGCCCCACCGCGCCCCGAGGACGTGGCGGCGCTGGTGGCCAACTACGACGCGGGCGTGCTCGCCTTCGACGCCTTCGTGGGCCGGATGATGGAGGAGATGGAGCGGCGAGGACTCGCGGACAACACCCTGGTGGTCATCCTCTCGGACCACGGCGAGCACCTGGAGGAGCGGGACCGGGGACTCGGCCATGGCGAGCACCTGTGGGGCCCCGAGGCCCTGCGCGTGCCCTTCATCCTGCGCTGGCCCGGCAAGGTGGCGGCGGGCCGGGAACTCACCACGCGCGCGCGCGCCATCGACGTGGCGCCCACCTTGCTGGAACTGCTCGGAGTGCCCGCGCCCGCGAGCTTCCAGGGCCGCTCCCTGGCCTCACAGCTCGTCCCGGGCGGAGCGGTACCGGAACTCGACGAGCTGCCCGCGCTCCTGGAGACGGACATCTGGTTCTCCGACCGGGATGGCCAGCGCTACCAGCGATTCCGGCTGCCCTACCCCTGGCTCTACGAGACCCTGACGGTGGAAAAGGGCTCGGGGGACATCTCGCTCAAGCCCGAGTGGGAGGAGACGGTGGAGAAGGCCAGGCACCGGGGCCTCTATCTGGGGCGCTGGAAGCTCCTGGAACTGCCCACGCCCGAGGGCCCGCGTGTGGAACTCTACGACGTCCACGCGGACCCCGAGGAGCGGCACGAGATCTCCGCCGCGAACCCCGAGGTCGTCGCGGACCTGCGCGCCCGGCTCCACCGGGAGCGCTCGTGGGCTGTCCTCCCGGCGCCCCGGTAG
- the rd gene encoding rubredoxin translates to MSLKKYQCIPCGHIYDPAVGDPDSGIPPGTAFESLPETWCCPDCGAMKADFEPIED, encoded by the coding sequence ATGTCCTTGAAGAAATACCAATGTATACCTTGCGGTCACATCTATGATCCCGCGGTGGGCGACCCGGACTCGGGCATTCCCCCTGGAACCGCCTTCGAGTCGTTGCCCGAGACGTGGTGTTGTCCGGATTGTGGCGCGATGAAGGCGGACTTCGAACCCATCGAGGACTGA
- a CDS encoding tryptophan halogenase family protein: MNTNQIPDDNDGRVRNLIIVGGGSSGWIAAAYLSKALNFNVNITLIESANIGRIGVGEATIPTIKEELFDFLGVPEEEWMTECKASYKLGIRFQNWKKPASEGGDHYYHNFGEMPVVKGVPLSHVWMYKHQQQGFAKTLDYSCYSASPICDAMKSPRYMDGTKALHYAYHFDALLVSEFLKKWSIARGLTHITDDIIGTDLSETGDIQALRGASGRKYEADLYIDCTGFAGLLIEKALGEPKVTFHDCLLTDRAVAINIPSDSAAEGIRPFTTASAFSSGWTWEIPLNNRSGNGYVYSSAFQTAEDAEREVRAWFGKKADKVDVRHIKFISGRRRRSWVKNCVSIGLSSSFLEPLESTGLYFVYAALYQLMACFPNKDIDPALRNKFNERVSYMVDDVRDFIVLHFCTSPRTDTPYWRANQNELKLPDTLKEALELQKAGIPIRKSYHSNNSLYDSFEAGFDRFWTNSNFQSIFAGVNYLPKQPMPLLRHRPDILLEAERVFDDIQKKTDQMMAQLPSQYDYLASLYTKGKTGEQAVRSVQQAG; the protein is encoded by the coding sequence ATGAATACAAACCAGATCCCCGACGACAACGACGGACGAGTGCGCAATCTCATCATTGTTGGCGGTGGAAGCTCGGGATGGATCGCGGCCGCCTATCTCAGCAAGGCATTGAACTTCAATGTCAACATCACGCTGATCGAGTCGGCCAACATCGGCAGGATTGGAGTCGGCGAGGCCACCATTCCGACCATCAAGGAAGAGCTGTTCGACTTCCTCGGGGTTCCCGAAGAGGAGTGGATGACGGAGTGCAAGGCCTCGTACAAGCTGGGCATCCGGTTCCAGAACTGGAAGAAGCCGGCCTCCGAGGGGGGTGATCATTACTACCACAACTTCGGTGAGATGCCCGTGGTGAAGGGCGTGCCTCTCTCGCACGTCTGGATGTACAAGCACCAGCAGCAGGGCTTCGCCAAGACGCTCGACTACTCCTGCTACAGCGCCTCACCCATCTGTGACGCCATGAAGTCCCCGCGCTACATGGACGGGACCAAGGCCCTCCACTACGCCTACCACTTCGATGCGCTGCTGGTGTCGGAGTTCCTCAAGAAGTGGTCGATCGCGCGGGGCCTCACCCACATCACCGACGACATCATTGGCACGGACCTGAGCGAGACGGGCGACATCCAGGCCCTGCGCGGTGCCAGCGGGCGCAAGTACGAAGCGGACCTCTACATTGATTGTACTGGCTTCGCGGGTCTGCTCATCGAGAAGGCGCTCGGCGAGCCGAAAGTCACCTTCCACGACTGCCTCCTCACCGACCGCGCCGTCGCCATCAACATTCCCTCGGACTCCGCGGCGGAGGGCATCCGTCCCTTCACGACCGCCTCCGCCTTCAGCTCCGGCTGGACCTGGGAGATTCCGCTCAACAACCGCTCCGGCAACGGATACGTCTATTCCAGCGCCTTCCAGACCGCCGAGGACGCGGAGCGGGAAGTCCGCGCGTGGTTCGGCAAGAAGGCGGACAAGGTGGATGTGCGTCACATCAAGTTCATCTCGGGCAGGCGTCGGCGCTCCTGGGTGAAGAACTGCGTGAGCATCGGCCTGTCCAGCAGCTTCCTCGAGCCGCTGGAGTCGACCGGCCTCTACTTCGTCTACGCCGCGCTGTACCAGCTGATGGCCTGCTTCCCGAACAAGGACATCGACCCGGCGCTGCGCAACAAGTTCAACGAGCGCGTGTCCTACATGGTGGATGACGTGCGCGACTTCATCGTGCTGCACTTCTGCACCTCCCCGCGCACGGATACGCCCTACTGGCGGGCCAACCAGAACGAGCTCAAGCTGCCCGACACGCTCAAGGAAGCCCTCGAGCTGCAGAAGGCAGGCATCCCCATCCGCAAGAGCTACCACTCGAACAACTCGCTGTATGACTCCTTCGAGGCGGGCTTCGACCGGTTCTGGACCAACAGCAACTTCCAGTCCATCTTCGCCGGGGTGAATTACCTGCCCAAGCAGCCCATGCCGCTGCTGCGGCACCGGCCAGACATCCTGCTCGAGGCGGAGCGGGTGTTCGACGACATCCAGAAGAAGACGGACCAGATGATGGCCCAGTTGCCCTCGCAGTATGACTACCTCGCCTCCCTTTACACCAAGGGCAAGACTGGCGAACAAGCCGTTCGGAGCGTCCAGCAGGCGGGCTGA
- a CDS encoding monodechloroaminopyrrolnitrin synthase PrnB family protein, with protein MHAAITALDPLDALATMRRLPELNQQKDVPGILRLLHGILPPPGKARTWSYVEAAAAMRDIGFFLGSLKRHGHEPVEIVPALEPILLELARVTDLPPRETLLHVTVWNPPSPDAERRYTCCQAEVHLLESVRISMVSLESALHRLVELYELPIGSRLFAPMCDDVAEKLKKMVESIVYAYRTIPPRVFVQELRPYYDPIQVGGQSYLGPGAVEMPLFLLDHILWGSRSEHAEYKSFKETYLPYVLPQLRTLHGRFLGHISLLERVLEEVEAMGTLEEPVRGGLKSLDKIFEVLLRFRAPHVGLAEQAYQVESETHSVGSGGYAPSMLGDLLALTRDARSRLTAVLRGAEVSEPPARMSMAR; from the coding sequence ATGCATGCCGCGATCACGGCGCTTGATCCTCTGGACGCCTTGGCGACGATGCGGCGGTTGCCGGAGTTGAACCAGCAGAAGGATGTCCCGGGCATCTTGCGATTGCTCCACGGGATCCTCCCCCCTCCGGGAAAAGCGCGGACCTGGAGCTACGTCGAAGCCGCGGCCGCCATGCGCGACATCGGCTTCTTCCTGGGGTCGCTCAAACGTCACGGGCATGAACCCGTCGAGATAGTCCCAGCCCTGGAGCCGATCCTGCTGGAGCTCGCCCGGGTGACGGACCTGCCCCCGAGGGAGACCCTGCTGCACGTGACGGTCTGGAACCCTCCCAGTCCGGACGCGGAGAGAAGGTACACCTGCTGCCAGGCGGAGGTGCACCTTCTCGAGAGCGTCCGGATTTCGATGGTGTCGCTGGAGTCGGCGCTCCATCGCCTCGTCGAGCTGTACGAGTTGCCCATCGGCTCGCGCCTGTTCGCGCCCATGTGCGATGACGTCGCGGAGAAGCTCAAGAAGATGGTCGAGTCCATCGTGTATGCGTACCGGACCATCCCGCCCCGCGTCTTCGTCCAGGAACTCAGGCCCTACTACGATCCCATCCAGGTGGGAGGCCAGTCCTACCTGGGACCTGGCGCGGTGGAGATGCCGCTCTTCCTGCTGGATCACATCCTGTGGGGCTCGCGCTCGGAGCACGCGGAGTACAAGTCGTTCAAGGAGACCTACCTGCCCTACGTGCTCCCTCAGTTGCGGACGCTGCATGGGCGGTTCCTCGGACACATCTCGCTCCTCGAGCGGGTGCTCGAGGAGGTCGAGGCCATGGGGACCCTGGAGGAGCCCGTGCGCGGCGGCTTGAAGTCCCTGGACAAGATTTTCGAGGTGCTGCTGCGCTTCCGCGCCCCGCATGTCGGACTGGCGGAGCAAGCTTATCAAGTCGAGAGCGAGACCCACTCCGTGGGGAGTGGGGGTTATGCGCCCAGCATGCTCGGCGATCTCCTCGCCCTCACGCGGGACGCTCGCTCGCGTCTGACGGCGGTGCTGCGCGGTGCCGAGGTCAGCGAACCACCCGCGCGGATGAGCATGGCGCGCTAG
- a CDS encoding NAD(P)/FAD-dependent oxidoreductase, with product MQQPVNELKSPRGESTGNSNHFDVIILGSGMSGTQMGAILAKQGFRVLIVEESAHPRFTIGESSIPETSLMNRIIADRYGVPEIGDITSFYSTFKKVSSSTGIKRNFGFVFHREGQEHDPKEYTQCVIPELPWGPESHYYRQDVDAYLLHAAIRYGCTVRQRISITDYEVSKTGVAVTSAQGERFTGRYMIDCGGPRAPLAMKFGLRETPCRYRTHSRTLYTHMVGVKPFDDIFKLQGQRWRWHEGTLHHMFHGGWLWVIPFNNHDRATNDLVSVGLQLDPRIHPKTDIPAQQEFDEFLARFPTIAEQFKNAKPVRDWVKSDRLQYSSKTTVGDRYCLMLHAAGFIDPLFSRGLENTSVALHALAARLIKALRDDDFSPERFEYIDRLQQKLLEHNDDFVSCCYTSFSDFRLWDAFHRLWAVGTMLGQFRLVQAHARFKESRDERHLDHLDDNPPYLGYLCADMEGYYRLFNDCKAEVFAVAEQRKSSADAAARIHQLIDAQEFAKPLFSFGYCISGAWKHVNNSKYSLIPALRLLHWTQSGAPPEVRKYFDYNPMMSMLRTYVENRVALALK from the coding sequence ATGCAGCAACCAGTCAATGAGCTCAAGAGCCCTCGCGGCGAGAGCACCGGCAATAGCAACCATTTCGATGTGATCATCCTGGGCTCGGGGATGTCGGGCACCCAGATGGGAGCCATCCTCGCCAAGCAGGGCTTCCGGGTGCTCATCGTCGAGGAGTCGGCCCACCCCCGCTTCACCATCGGAGAGTCCTCCATTCCGGAGACCTCCTTGATGAACCGGATCATCGCGGACCGCTATGGCGTCCCCGAGATCGGCGACATCACCTCCTTCTATTCGACCTTCAAGAAGGTCTCCTCCAGCACGGGCATCAAGCGCAACTTCGGCTTCGTGTTCCACCGGGAGGGCCAGGAGCACGATCCGAAGGAATACACCCAGTGTGTGATTCCGGAGCTGCCCTGGGGGCCGGAGAGCCACTACTACCGGCAGGACGTCGACGCGTACCTGCTGCACGCCGCGATCCGCTATGGCTGCACGGTCCGCCAGCGGATTTCGATCACCGATTACGAGGTGAGCAAGACGGGCGTCGCGGTCACCTCCGCGCAGGGCGAGCGCTTCACGGGGCGCTACATGATTGACTGCGGTGGCCCCCGGGCGCCGCTCGCGATGAAGTTCGGGCTCCGCGAGACCCCCTGCCGCTACAGGACGCACTCGCGCACCCTCTACACGCACATGGTGGGCGTCAAGCCGTTCGACGACATCTTCAAGCTGCAGGGGCAACGGTGGCGGTGGCACGAGGGCACCCTGCACCACATGTTCCACGGCGGCTGGCTGTGGGTCATCCCGTTCAACAACCACGACAGGGCCACGAACGATCTCGTGAGCGTGGGTCTGCAGCTCGATCCCCGCATCCACCCGAAGACGGACATCCCGGCGCAGCAGGAGTTCGACGAGTTCCTCGCCCGCTTTCCGACCATCGCGGAGCAGTTCAAGAACGCGAAGCCCGTGCGCGACTGGGTCAAGTCGGACCGGTTGCAGTACTCCTCCAAGACGACCGTGGGGGATCGCTACTGCCTGATGCTCCACGCGGCGGGCTTCATCGATCCGCTCTTCTCTCGCGGGCTCGAGAACACGTCCGTGGCGCTCCACGCCCTGGCGGCGCGCCTCATCAAGGCGCTTCGGGACGATGACTTCTCCCCGGAGCGCTTCGAGTACATCGATCGCCTGCAGCAGAAGCTCCTGGAGCACAACGACGACTTCGTGAGCTGCTGCTACACGTCGTTCTCCGACTTCCGCCTCTGGGACGCCTTCCACCGTTTGTGGGCCGTTGGCACCATGCTGGGCCAGTTCCGCCTGGTCCAGGCCCACGCCCGGTTCAAGGAATCGCGGGATGAGCGCCACCTGGATCACCTGGACGACAACCCGCCCTACCTCGGCTACCTGTGCGCGGACATGGAGGGCTACTACCGCTTGTTCAATGACTGCAAGGCGGAGGTGTTCGCCGTGGCCGAGCAGCGCAAGTCGTCCGCGGACGCCGCGGCGCGCATCCACCAGCTGATCGACGCGCAGGAGTTCGCCAAGCCCCTCTTCAGCTTCGGCTACTGCATCTCGGGCGCCTGGAAGCACGTCAACAATTCCAAGTACAGCCTCATCCCGGCCCTGCGCCTGCTGCACTGGACCCAGTCCGGCGCGCCCCCCGAGGTCAGGAAGTACTTCGATTACAATCCCATGATGTCCATGTTGAGGACGTACGTCGAGAACCGGGTGGCGCTCGCCCTGAAGTAG